One window of Salegentibacter sp. Hel_I_6 genomic DNA carries:
- a CDS encoding DUF2480 family protein, translated as MAEEIINRVANSKLITFNLEDYYQEGERVIFDVKDWLLEGFVLREGEFREQAKNHDWNQYKNKFVALTCSSDAIIPAWAYMLLATYLQPFVKKVVTGDLETLETVLYTEAIQKMDLSELQDKAIIVKGCSQKPVPKNAYLLLIEKLQPVVKSLMYGEACSAVPLYKKPKN; from the coding sequence ATGGCTGAAGAAATTATAAACCGAGTAGCCAATAGCAAACTAATTACTTTCAATCTTGAAGATTATTATCAGGAAGGAGAACGCGTAATTTTTGATGTTAAAGATTGGCTACTTGAAGGTTTTGTGCTGCGTGAAGGAGAATTTAGAGAACAAGCCAAAAATCACGATTGGAACCAGTACAAAAACAAATTTGTAGCGCTCACCTGCTCTTCTGATGCTATTATTCCTGCCTGGGCTTATATGCTACTGGCCACGTATTTACAGCCTTTTGTCAAAAAAGTAGTAACCGGCGACCTCGAAACACTGGAAACCGTTTTATATACAGAAGCTATTCAAAAAATGGATCTTAGTGAACTTCAAGATAAAGCAATTATTGTAAAAGGTTGCTCACAAAAGCCGGTTCCAAAAAATGCATATTTATTATTAATTGAAAAGCTACAACCTGTTGTAAAAAGTTTAATGTATGGCGAGGCTTGCTCGGCTGTGCCTTTATATAAAAAACCAAAAAATTAA
- a CDS encoding iron-sulfur cluster assembly protein, translating into MEQEIDTQELGEKIVKVLKTIYDPEIPVDIYELGLIYDVMVNTDYEVKILMTLTTPNCPVAESLPQEVKEKVASIDSVKDAEVEITFDPPWNQDLISEEAKLELGLL; encoded by the coding sequence ATGGAACAGGAAATAGACACCCAGGAATTAGGAGAGAAAATTGTAAAGGTTTTAAAAACCATTTACGATCCTGAAATCCCTGTAGATATATATGAATTAGGGCTCATTTACGACGTGATGGTTAATACCGATTACGAAGTAAAGATTTTAATGACACTTACTACACCAAACTGCCCGGTAGCCGAAAGCCTACCACAGGAAGTTAAGGAGAAAGTAGCTTCTATAGATTCGGTAAAAGATGCCGAAGTAGAGATAACCTTTGATCCACCCTGGAATCAGGATCTTATTAGCGAAGAAGCAAAACTGGAATTGGGACTTTTATAA
- a CDS encoding SufE family protein, producing MSKKIQEIQEEIVDEFAMFEDWMQRYEYMIELGKALPLIDEKYKIDENLIKGCQSKVWVHAELEDEKLIFTADSDAIITKGIVAILIRAFSNHHPSAIIEADTKFIDEIGLKEHLSPTRANGLVSMIKQLKMYAVAYQTQLN from the coding sequence GTGAGTAAAAAGATACAGGAGATACAGGAAGAAATTGTAGACGAATTCGCAATGTTTGAGGATTGGATGCAGCGTTATGAATATATGATCGAGCTTGGAAAAGCACTTCCATTAATAGACGAGAAATATAAAATTGACGAAAACCTTATTAAAGGTTGTCAAAGTAAAGTGTGGGTTCACGCCGAGCTGGAAGATGAAAAATTAATTTTCACAGCCGATAGTGATGCGATAATCACCAAAGGAATTGTTGCCATTTTAATCAGGGCATTTTCAAATCATCACCCTTCAGCAATTATTGAAGCCGACACGAAATTTATTGACGAAATTGGCCTAAAAGAGCACTTGTCTCCTACCCGCGCCAATGGTTTGGTGAGTATGATCAAACAACTTAAAATGTATGCTGTGGCATACCAAACACAATTAAACTAA